From Microbispora sp. ZYX-F-249, the proteins below share one genomic window:
- a CDS encoding response regulator transcription factor: MTRVLIAEDQTMMRDALTVLLDLEDDFEVVAQVGTADEIVPAALRAKPDVALLDIEMPGGSGLDATTDLRAALPGCVVVIVTTFGRPGYLRRALDAGARGFVVKDRPVGELAQAIRRVLAGEVVVDPALATAALSAGPNPLTSRERDVLAAAADGSTAADISRRLHLSESTVRNHLSACITKTGTRNRMEAVRVARHNGWL, translated from the coding sequence ATGACCCGCGTGCTCATCGCCGAGGACCAGACGATGATGCGCGACGCGCTCACCGTGCTGCTCGACCTGGAGGACGACTTCGAGGTCGTCGCGCAGGTCGGCACGGCGGACGAGATCGTGCCCGCCGCGCTGCGGGCCAAGCCCGATGTGGCCCTGCTCGACATCGAGATGCCGGGCGGGAGCGGGCTCGACGCGACCACGGACCTGCGGGCCGCCCTCCCCGGATGCGTGGTGGTCATCGTCACGACGTTCGGCCGGCCCGGTTACCTGCGCCGGGCCCTGGACGCGGGCGCCCGCGGCTTCGTCGTCAAGGACCGGCCCGTCGGCGAACTGGCCCAGGCGATCAGGCGGGTGCTGGCCGGTGAGGTCGTGGTGGATCCGGCGCTGGCCACGGCCGCCCTCAGCGCCGGGCCGAACCCGCTGACCTCGCGTGAGCGCGACGTGCTGGCCGCCGCCGCCGACGGCTCCACCGCCGCCGACATCTCCCGGCGTCTCCACCTGTCGGAGAGCACCGTACGCAACCACCTGTCGGCGTGCATCACCAAGACCGGCACCCGCAACCGGATGGAGGCCGTCCGGGTCGCCCGCCACAACGGCTGGCTCTGA
- a CDS encoding APC family permease — translation MSSPRPEAPGVERFGYQQELRRSLGFADLLIYGLIFMVPIAPFGIFGSVFQSSGGMVALAYVIGMVAMAFTALSYAQMARAFPMAGSVYTYAGRGIAAPVGFLAGWVILLDYVLVPALLYLVASAAMTSFVPGVPIWVWLIAFIVLNTVVNYLGIEMTARMNKIMLIAELIVLAIFLVVGIVALAQGKGHGDALSPLFDSSTFSWPLAFGAVSVAVLSFLGFDGISMLAEESRVETRRLGRSMVFALALAGALFVVQTWVAALLTPDRATLLSEGDAAGTAFYDTAEYAGGHWLSVLTAVATAVAWGFANSLVAQAATSRLLFAMARDRQLPAFLGKVHPKHRVPVNATFLVAGVSLVLGLYMSSRDDGITLLGTLVNFGAMTAFLALHVSVVVHYVVRSRSRDWWRHLVAPAIGFLILLYVVINANIAAQVLGFVWLAIGVVILAGSILMGRRPTLSAVTPEANE, via the coding sequence ATGTCCTCCCCTCGACCAGAGGCGCCCGGCGTCGAGCGCTTCGGCTACCAGCAGGAGTTGCGGCGCTCTCTGGGCTTCGCCGACCTGCTCATCTACGGCCTGATCTTCATGGTGCCGATCGCGCCGTTCGGCATCTTCGGCAGCGTCTTCCAGTCGTCCGGCGGGATGGTGGCGCTCGCCTACGTGATCGGCATGGTCGCGATGGCGTTCACCGCCCTTTCCTACGCCCAGATGGCCCGCGCGTTCCCGATGGCGGGCTCGGTCTACACGTACGCGGGCCGGGGCATCGCCGCCCCGGTCGGCTTCCTGGCGGGCTGGGTCATCCTGCTCGACTACGTCCTGGTGCCGGCCCTGCTGTACCTCGTGGCGAGCGCCGCCATGACGTCGTTCGTGCCCGGAGTGCCGATCTGGGTGTGGCTGATCGCCTTCATCGTGCTCAACACGGTGGTCAACTACCTCGGCATCGAGATGACCGCCAGGATGAACAAGATCATGCTGATCGCCGAGCTGATCGTGCTGGCGATCTTCCTCGTCGTCGGGATCGTCGCCCTCGCGCAGGGCAAGGGCCACGGCGACGCCCTCAGCCCGTTGTTCGACTCCTCGACGTTCTCCTGGCCGCTGGCGTTCGGGGCCGTGTCCGTCGCGGTGCTGTCGTTCCTGGGGTTCGACGGAATCTCGATGCTCGCCGAGGAGAGCCGCGTCGAGACCCGCCGTCTCGGCCGGTCGATGGTCTTCGCCCTCGCTCTGGCCGGCGCGCTGTTCGTCGTGCAGACCTGGGTGGCGGCGCTGCTCACCCCCGACCGCGCCACGCTGCTCAGCGAGGGCGACGCCGCGGGCACCGCGTTCTACGACACCGCGGAGTACGCCGGCGGCCACTGGCTGAGCGTGCTGACGGCCGTCGCCACCGCGGTCGCCTGGGGCTTCGCCAACTCCCTCGTCGCCCAGGCGGCCACCTCCCGCCTGCTGTTCGCGATGGCCCGCGACCGCCAGCTCCCGGCGTTCCTCGGCAAGGTGCACCCCAAGCACCGGGTGCCGGTCAACGCCACGTTCCTGGTGGCGGGGGTGTCGCTGGTCCTCGGCCTGTACATGAGCTCGCGCGACGACGGCATCACACTGCTCGGCACGCTGGTCAACTTCGGCGCGATGACCGCGTTCCTCGCCCTGCACGTGTCGGTCGTCGTCCACTATGTCGTCCGGAGCCGCAGCCGGGACTGGTGGCGGCACCTCGTGGCCCCCGCGATCGGCTTCCTGATCCTGCTCTACGTCGTGATCAACGCCAACATCGCCGCCCAGGTGCTCGGCTTCGTCTGGCTGGCGATCGGCGTCGTGATCCTCGCCGGTTCCATCCTGATGGGCCGGCGCCCCACCCTGTCCGCCGTCACCCCGGAGGCCAACGAGTGA
- a CDS encoding MarR family winged helix-turn-helix transcriptional regulator, with translation MHEYPLTEPVTGLGSSLAYLLSRAERGVNRGLAAALAAEDVTVEQWRILQALADGRGHSMGDLAEAALMPHPTLTKAVDRLVDRAVVYRGHDPADRRKVAVFLADRGRDLLARLEAGIAEHQRAILAAYGPARADRLMRDLEALVHSLTD, from the coding sequence GTGCACGAGTATCCCCTGACCGAACCGGTCACCGGCCTCGGGTCGTCGCTCGCCTACCTGCTTAGCCGGGCCGAGCGCGGCGTCAACCGCGGCCTGGCCGCCGCGCTCGCCGCCGAGGACGTGACCGTCGAGCAGTGGCGCATCCTGCAGGCGCTCGCGGACGGGCGCGGGCACTCGATGGGAGACCTGGCCGAGGCCGCGCTGATGCCCCATCCCACGCTCACCAAGGCGGTGGACCGGCTGGTGGACCGCGCGGTGGTCTACCGCGGCCACGACCCGGCCGACCGCCGCAAGGTCGCGGTCTTCCTCGCCGACCGGGGCCGCGACCTGCTCGCCCGCCTGGAGGCCGGCATCGCCGAGCACCAGCGCGCGATCCTCGCGGCGTACGGCCCGGCCCGCGCCGACCGGCTGATGCGCGACCTGGAAGCTCTCGTGCACTCCTTGACGGACTGA
- a CDS encoding winged helix-turn-helix transcriptional regulator: MSRRNTAVTDQVAPPEEECPLPEVLGLIGDKWSAQVLLELGHGPRRFTQLERAVEGISRRMLTLNLRALERNGLVTRTVHPDAPPRVEYAVTPLAEEIREPLEALAAWARRNRAALSAARRAYDRRG, from the coding sequence TTGTCACGACGGAACACGGCTGTTACGGACCAGGTCGCGCCGCCCGAGGAGGAGTGCCCGCTGCCGGAGGTGCTCGGGCTGATCGGCGACAAGTGGAGCGCGCAGGTGCTGCTCGAACTCGGGCACGGGCCGCGTCGCTTCACCCAGCTGGAGCGCGCGGTCGAGGGCATCAGCCGGCGGATGCTGACGCTCAACCTGCGCGCCCTGGAACGCAACGGTCTGGTCACCCGCACGGTCCATCCGGACGCGCCGCCCCGGGTCGAGTACGCCGTCACCCCGCTCGCCGAGGAGATCCGGGAGCCACTGGAGGCGCTCGCGGCCTGGGCGCGGCGGAACAGGGCGGCCCTGTCGGCCGCCCGCCGCGCCTACGACCGGCGCGGCTGA
- a CDS encoding alpha/beta fold hydrolase, which translates to MPLASSNGYKIHYEVRGDGPPLVLHPGMFGTAASWARAGYTGVLARSHRVIAIDPLGMGGSDAPRDPAAYTSRRRAEYVAAVLDDAGVGRAVFWGYSLGALTGYAVLRHAPQRCAGLVAGSYDPVDGFGSALGHALRTLGLPADTDVFGLLRQGAYADPEQAAVIDAGDEEAFRANFAAFSPERGFDTVLTAAEVPLLLYCGTGDPWHEPMREVAGRAGAGFFPVPGADHQAGWTRSADVLPHVLRFLNG; encoded by the coding sequence GTGCCGCTCGCGTCAAGCAACGGGTACAAAATCCACTACGAGGTCCGGGGGGACGGGCCGCCGCTCGTGCTCCATCCGGGGATGTTCGGCACCGCGGCCTCGTGGGCCCGCGCGGGCTACACCGGCGTGCTGGCGCGCAGTCACAGGGTGATCGCGATCGACCCGCTCGGCATGGGCGGCAGCGACGCGCCCCGCGATCCCGCGGCGTACACGTCGCGCCGCCGGGCCGAGTACGTCGCCGCGGTCCTCGACGACGCCGGAGTCGGGCGTGCGGTGTTCTGGGGATACTCGCTGGGCGCGCTCACCGGCTATGCCGTGCTGCGGCACGCTCCGCAGCGCTGCGCCGGCCTGGTGGCGGGTTCCTACGATCCCGTGGACGGCTTCGGCTCGGCGCTCGGCCACGCGCTGCGGACCCTCGGGCTGCCCGCGGACACCGACGTGTTCGGCCTGCTCCGCCAGGGCGCCTACGCCGACCCCGAACAGGCGGCGGTGATCGACGCGGGGGACGAAGAGGCCTTCCGCGCGAACTTCGCGGCGTTCTCCCCCGAGCGCGGCTTCGACACCGTGCTGACGGCGGCCGAGGTCCCGCTGCTGCTCTACTGCGGCACCGGCGACCCCTGGCACGAGCCCATGCGCGAGGTCGCCGGGCGGGCCGGCGCCGGGTTCTTCCCGGTGCCCGGCGCCGACCACCAGGCCGGCTGGACCAGGTCCGCCGACGTGCTCCCGCACGTCCTGCGGTTCCTCAACGGCTGA
- a CDS encoding acetamidase/formamidase family protein, producing the protein MNVVSYRPRPDDLSYTFGGRPAVESVAPGAVLELYTEDCFGGRVRGPGDLPSQVCEFPYLNPVTGPFHVEGAEPGDTLALHFVSIEPARDWAVSTTFPHFGALTSTHTTATLQPPLEEAVWTYEVDAERRTVRYRARRGDFAVEMPLDPMHGTVGVAPAAAEARMTITPDAHGGNMDTPELRAGVTVYLGVNVPGALFAVGDGHCRQGHGEVCGTAVEAAMNTVVAVELIKGVATPWPRLEDDRHIMSTGSARPLEDAYRISQHDLVTWTSSLTGLDELDAYQLVSQGGEAPVGNVCDTNYTMVAKLPKAYIGDPGVYGGAHARLRALGEEYLSR; encoded by the coding sequence GTGAACGTCGTGTCCTACCGCCCCCGTCCCGACGACCTGTCCTACACCTTCGGCGGCCGCCCGGCCGTCGAGTCCGTCGCCCCAGGCGCGGTGCTGGAGCTCTACACCGAGGACTGCTTCGGCGGCCGGGTGCGCGGTCCCGGCGACCTGCCGTCGCAGGTCTGCGAGTTCCCGTACCTGAACCCCGTCACCGGCCCGTTCCACGTCGAGGGGGCCGAGCCCGGCGACACCCTGGCCCTGCACTTCGTCTCCATCGAGCCCGCCCGCGACTGGGCCGTCTCCACGACGTTCCCGCACTTCGGCGCGCTGACCTCGACGCACACCACCGCCACGCTCCAGCCGCCGCTGGAGGAGGCCGTCTGGACGTACGAAGTGGACGCCGAGCGGCGGACCGTGCGCTACCGGGCGCGGCGCGGCGACTTCGCCGTCGAGATGCCGCTCGACCCCATGCACGGGACCGTGGGCGTCGCCCCGGCCGCCGCCGAGGCCCGGATGACCATCACCCCGGACGCCCACGGCGGCAACATGGACACGCCGGAGCTGCGCGCGGGAGTGACCGTCTACCTCGGCGTCAACGTGCCGGGCGCGCTGTTCGCCGTCGGCGACGGCCACTGCCGCCAGGGCCACGGCGAGGTCTGCGGCACCGCCGTCGAGGCGGCGATGAACACCGTCGTCGCGGTCGAGCTGATCAAGGGCGTCGCCACGCCGTGGCCGCGGCTGGAGGACGACCGCCACATCATGTCCACGGGCTCGGCCCGGCCGCTGGAGGACGCCTACCGGATCAGCCAGCACGATCTCGTGACCTGGACGTCCTCCCTCACCGGGCTCGACGAGCTGGACGCCTACCAGCTCGTCAGCCAGGGCGGGGAGGCACCGGTCGGCAACGTCTGCGACACCAACTACACGATGGTGGCCAAGCTGCCCAAGGCGTACATCGGCGACCCGGGCGTGTACGGCGGCGCGCACGCCCGACTGCGCGCCCTCGGCGAGGAGTACCTCAGCCGTTGA
- a CDS encoding substrate-binding domain-containing protein encodes MADPVTVVIDPLEAHLLRADTLRVALVVPVSGVLGLLGPGAINCALLAAREVNAAGGILGRPVELVLVDGGRGPGAVAREVGGLVRAGAVEAVVGTHASDVRVAVERALRGAAPFVYTPPYEGGASRPGVYYLGEPAALQVGPAIDWLVERRRARRWFLLGNDYVWPRLVHASAREHLRGRSAAIVGERLVPPGTGLMDRLIEELAVTRPDAVLLTLIGSDLIAFNRAFAASGLGCVRLCGALEEHGLLAAGGDTTGGLYAAMGYFGGIATDANLGLAERYTAMFGPEAPLLNGHGHGCYEGVLMLAALARRAGTLAVPAVEAVADGATIVSGRGPLTLAARQVRQRVYLARADGLDFEVVASLMRPM; translated from the coding sequence GTGGCCGATCCTGTCACAGTCGTCATCGACCCTCTCGAGGCTCATCTGCTACGCGCGGACACGCTGCGTGTCGCGCTGGTGGTGCCGGTCTCCGGCGTGCTCGGGCTGCTCGGGCCGGGGGCGATCAACTGCGCCCTGCTCGCCGCCCGCGAGGTCAACGCCGCCGGCGGGATCCTGGGCCGGCCGGTCGAGCTCGTGCTCGTGGACGGGGGCCGCGGCCCCGGGGCGGTCGCTCGTGAGGTGGGGGGCCTGGTGCGGGCCGGCGCCGTCGAGGCGGTGGTCGGCACCCACGCCAGCGACGTGCGCGTGGCGGTGGAGCGGGCGCTGCGCGGCGCGGCGCCGTTCGTGTACACCCCGCCGTACGAGGGCGGGGCCAGCCGCCCCGGCGTCTACTACCTCGGCGAGCCGGCCGCGCTGCAGGTCGGCCCGGCCATCGACTGGCTGGTCGAGCGCCGGCGGGCCAGGCGCTGGTTCCTGCTCGGCAACGACTACGTCTGGCCGCGGCTGGTGCACGCCTCGGCCCGCGAGCACCTGCGCGGCCGATCGGCGGCGATAGTGGGGGAGCGGCTCGTCCCGCCCGGGACCGGGCTCATGGACCGGCTGATCGAGGAGCTGGCCGTGACGCGGCCGGACGCCGTCCTGCTCACCCTGATCGGCAGCGATCTGATCGCCTTCAACCGGGCCTTCGCCGCGAGCGGTCTCGGTTGCGTGCGGCTGTGCGGCGCGCTGGAGGAGCACGGCCTGCTCGCGGCCGGGGGCGACACGACCGGCGGGCTGTACGCCGCGATGGGCTACTTCGGCGGCATCGCCACCGACGCCAACCTCGGCCTGGCCGAGCGCTACACCGCGATGTTCGGCCCGGAGGCGCCGCTGCTCAACGGGCACGGGCACGGCTGCTACGAGGGCGTGCTCATGCTGGCCGCCCTGGCGCGGCGGGCGGGCACGCTGGCGGTGCCGGCCGTCGAGGCGGTCGCCGACGGCGCGACGATCGTCTCCGGGCGCGGCCCGCTCACGCTGGCCGCGCGCCAGGTGCGTCAGCGGGTGTACCTCGCCCGGGCCGACGGGCTGGACTTCGAGGTCGTCGCGTCGCTGATGCGCCCGATGTAA